TAGGCTTATTAATCATCACGCACGAAGCCATAGGCGAGGCTTACCGCAGCCTGGCGCAGCATTTCTTTTTCGGCGACACGCCGCAGAATATCCGCATTCTCGGCGTGGGCTCCCACGAAGACCACGACAGCATCATCTCCCGCGCCGCCGCTATGGCGGCCGAGCTGGACTACGGCTCGGGCGTGCTGATTCTGACCGACATTTTCGGCGCCACCCCCTGCAACGCCGCCCGCCGGTTGGTGGAAAGCGGCAAAACCGCCATGCTCACCGGCCTGAATGCGCCGATGATGGTGAAAGCTGCCAACTATGCCCCCGCCGCCGGCAATTTGGCCGATTTTACCCGAATGGTCAAAGAAGCCGCCATTAACGGCATTATCGACATCACCAGCCGGCCCGAAGGATGCTTTGCATGATGAAACAATCCATTGAGATTATCAACAAACTCGGCCTGCACGCGCGCGCATCGAGCAAATTCACCCAAACCGCCGCGCAGTTTCAAAGCGAGGTGTGGGTCAGCCGCGAAGGCCGGCGCGTAAACGGCAAAAGCATCATGGGGCTGATGATGCTGGCCGCCGCTCAAGGAACGGTTATCGAGCTGGAAACAGACGGTGCCGATGAAGCGGCAGCCATGCAGGC
This genomic interval from Neisseria musculi contains the following:
- a CDS encoding PTS sugar transporter subunit IIA → MIGLLIITHEAIGEAYRSLAQHFFFGDTPQNIRILGVGSHEDHDSIISRAAAMAAELDYGSGVLILTDIFGATPCNAARRLVESGKTAMLTGLNAPMMVKAANYAPAAGNLADFTRMVKEAAINGIIDITSRPEGCFA
- a CDS encoding HPr family phosphocarrier protein is translated as MMKQSIEIINKLGLHARASSKFTQTAAQFQSEVWVSREGRRVNGKSIMGLMMLAAAQGTVIELETDGADEAAAMQALTALINDYFGEGG